Below is a genomic region from Rhizobium sp. 9140.
GTAGATGGACAGGTCCAGTCTGGGCGGCCGGCGTTCCACCCGGCACAGGATCAGATGCTTGACGGCGTCAAAGCCAATGGCGCCAAGCTGGATCGCCTGCTTCACCGCCGCATGCAGATCGGCGAGTTCGAAGCTCTCCAGCAGGCGGAGGACCTGCACGTACTCACGCCGGCCGTGTTTGGCCATGCGGCCTTCCATCAACCGGCGCAGCGTAGCGAACTCTTGCGGCAAGTCCCAGCCCTGGAGGGGCGCTGCCTGATCCAGCGAATTGATCTTCTGCTCGATCAGCGGCAGGTAATGGACAGGATCGAAGACGACGTCTTCCCGTTCCCAGCACCGAGGATGGCGGGCGATGATCTCGCCACGGCCACCAATGACCACTTCGTTGACATAGCCGCGCACCCACACATCCTGATGGCCATAGGCGACCGGGACGGAATAGTCGTTGGTCTTGTAGCGCACCAGCGACTGCGCCGTCACCTTGGCACTTGCCTGGTCGCAGGCATCAAATGGCGAGGCTGGCAAGGCGCGCATGGCAGCCAGATCGCGCCGCAAGCGCTCGCCGATCGTCTCGCTCTCGCCGCGCAGCCTGTCGCGCTGGCGCTTCCGGCACTGCTCCTCCAGAAAGGTGTTGAACGCCTCCCATGTCGCAAACTGCGGGATCGGTACCATGAAGTTGCGCCGGGCATAGCCGACGAGACCCTCGACGTTCCCCTTGTCGTTGCCCTTGCCGGGACGGCCATAGCGATCCCGGATAAGGTAGTGGGACAGGAAGCCGCTGAACAACGTCGCGCGCTTGCGGGTGCCGTCAGGCAAAATCTTCGCCACCAGGCAACGGTCGTTGTCGTAGACGATCGATTGCGGCACGGCGCCGAAGAAAGCGAACGCATGGACATGGCCATCGACCCAGGCCTCGGCCACTGCCGCCGGATAGGCCCGCACGTAGCAGCCGTCGCTGTGCGGAAGGTCGAGCACGAAGAAATGCGCCTTCTGCTCGACACCGCCGATGACCACCATCGCCTCACCGAAATCGGCCTGCGCATGGCCGGGCGGATGCGACAGCGGCACGAACACTTCCTGGCGGCGCTGATCCCGCTCGCGCATGTAATCCTTGATGATCGTATAGCCGCCAGTGAACCCGCATTCGTCTCGAAGCCGGTCAAACACCCGCTTGGCCGTATGGCGCTGCTTGCGCGGCACTTGTCTGTCTTCGTCCAGCCAGTGATCGATCGTCGAGACAAACGCATCCAGCTTGGGCCGCCGGATCGGTGATTGTCGCTGATAGCCAGGTGGCGTCGAATAGGACAGCATCTTGGAAACGCTGTCGCGCGATATGTTGAAATGCTTTGCAGCCTGACGCCGGCTCATGCCTTCCGAGCAAGCCAGTCGAACCTTCAGATATAATTCCACGGTATAGATCCCCAGGCCCTCCTGCGCTCATTGCAGAAGAGAAATAGGTGGCCGACTTTTACGCCGCCCGAAGCGGGACAATCCCGCCGCTACCGTGGTCTAATTTTGCACCGCCGCTCTCACGCACGCGACTTTTGCGATACGGCTCATGCCTCTGAAAGGGTTAATTTTCAGCGCTGCGCGCTCTCGCCGCTCAGGCAGATCTGCACGTCGCGACACGTTCAGACGACAGAGTGATCGCCGTCCTCTATGCGGTAATCGAAACCTTCAGTCCAAGAGCCTTTACAACACTGAACAGGGTCGAAAGCTTGGGATCGCCCTTTTCACTCAACGCCTTATACAGGGCTTCACGCGTAAGCCCGCTATCCCGGGCGACCGCTGACATACCCTTTGCACGGGCGATGTCGCCCAGAGCCACCGCCACAAATTTCGCATCACCTTCTTCAAGCGCAGCTTCAAGATAAGCAAGCCGCTGTTCATCGTTCTTAAGGTGGTCCTGAATATCGAACTTCATCGTTTCCACGGGCATGTTCAAATCTCCTTTGCCAGTTTTCTGGCTTCAACGATGTCCCGGCCCTGGCTCGATTTGTCGTCGCCATACAGGAGAATAACGACCTGACGGCCTTGTTGCACGAAATAGACGCGATAACCGGGACCGTAGGGAATCCGCAACTCGCTGATACCCTCGCCGACTGGCTTCACATCGCCGAAATTGCCGGTTTCAATCCTGCGAATGCGCATGACGATCCTTGCTACGGCATGGTGATCGCGAAGGTCGCCGACCCATTTTGCAAAGACAGCGGTCTGTCGGACTTCGATCATCTGTAAACTGTAGTTAACAGCTCCGGTGCTGTCAATCATCGCTGCATCACGTGCGTTCATAAGGTGGTTCTTGCATAACCCATACGCGCCGCGATAGAGACGGCGGCGTGGGGCGACAGGCCGTGCGGCCCAAAACATCAAGGATGATCGACATGACGACGACGCAGACCCGACTGGAGAAGGCCGTTGCTGTGATCGAGGCGGCGATGGAGATGGCGCTCGGCTTCTTTGAGGCCCGCGCCACCATCGCCACGGGAAGCAAGGGTTTTCAGGATTTCGTGACCGAGGCCGACACGAGCGTCGAGCGGCTGGTGCGCGCGCGGCTGGCGGAGGCCTTTCCGGGCGAGGCTGTGGTCGGCGAGGAAATGGGCGGGGTGGGCGGCGATGCCTACTGGATCATCGACCCGATCGACGGCACCGCGAACTTCCTGCGAGGCTCACCGCTCTGGGGCATTTCGCTCGGCCATGTCACCAACGGCCGGCCGGATCTCGGCGTCGTCGCCATGCCGGTGTTCCGCGAAATCTATGCCGCAGCGGACGGCACGGGGCTGATGTGCAACGGCAAGCCTTTGGCGCGCATCGTGCCGTTCGAGGATGTGCGCGTGATGTCGCTGGGCGACGCTTCGCCGGACGAGGCCGAAGAGGTCGCGGCCCTCACCGTCGGCCTGCGCCATGCCGGCTGGGTCGTCCAGTCGATCCGCTCGACCTCCATCGGCCTGCTCTTTGCCGCGCGCGGCACCTATGATGGCCATCTGCAGATGTACACGACGATGTGGGACATTGCCGGCGGCGCCGTCCTCGCCCGCGAGGCGGGGCTGGACGTGCGTATCGGCACGCGACCCGGCACGGATATCCCGTGGATCGCCGCCGGCACGACGGCGCTGATCGCCGACACCGAACCGCTCTGGCCGCACATCGCCGTCAATCTCGAGCGCC
It encodes:
- the istA gene encoding IS21 family transposase; this encodes MELYLKVRLACSEGMSRRQAAKHFNISRDSVSKMLSYSTPPGYQRQSPIRRPKLDAFVSTIDHWLDEDRQVPRKQRHTAKRVFDRLRDECGFTGGYTIIKDYMRERDQRRQEVFVPLSHPPGHAQADFGEAMVVIGGVEQKAHFFVLDLPHSDGCYVRAYPAAVAEAWVDGHVHAFAFFGAVPQSIVYDNDRCLVAKILPDGTRKRATLFSGFLSHYLIRDRYGRPGKGNDKGNVEGLVGYARRNFMVPIPQFATWEAFNTFLEEQCRKRQRDRLRGESETIGERLRRDLAAMRALPASPFDACDQASAKVTAQSLVRYKTNDYSVPVAYGHQDVWVRGYVNEVVIGGRGEIIARHPRCWEREDVVFDPVHYLPLIEQKINSLDQAAPLQGWDLPQEFATLRRLMEGRMAKHGRREYVQVLRLLESFELADLHAAVKQAIQLGAIGFDAVKHLILCRVERRPPRLDLSIYPYLPRATVETTSAKAYMRLLSSDAGEVA
- a CDS encoding addiction module antidote protein, with the translated sequence MPVETMKFDIQDHLKNDEQRLAYLEAALEEGDAKFVAVALGDIARAKGMSAVARDSGLTREALYKALSEKGDPKLSTLFSVVKALGLKVSITA
- a CDS encoding type II toxin-antitoxin system RelE/ParE family toxin — its product is MIEVRQTAVFAKWVGDLRDHHAVARIVMRIRRIETGNFGDVKPVGEGISELRIPYGPGYRVYFVQQGRQVVILLYGDDKSSQGRDIVEARKLAKEI
- a CDS encoding inositol monophosphatase family protein; its protein translation is MTTTQTRLEKAVAVIEAAMEMALGFFEARATIATGSKGFQDFVTEADTSVERLVRARLAEAFPGEAVVGEEMGGVGGDAYWIIDPIDGTANFLRGSPLWGISLGHVTNGRPDLGVVAMPVFREIYAAADGTGLMCNGKPLARIVPFEDVRVMSLGDASPDEAEEVAALTVGLRHAGWVVQSIRSTSIGLLFAARGTYDGHLQMYTTMWDIAGGAVLAREAGLDVRIGTRPGTDIPWIAAGTTALIADTEPLWPHIAVNLERPDIVAAE